The genomic DNA AGTAAGTGGCATTGATGGGGCTTGTCTGGGCACACCTTTAATACAGTCTGGGCACAATCCAAGAACAGTAACTTTATGGAGAATTGGCTGAAAACCATATTTTTCCGATACCCTAATGGTCCTTTCATCAAGGTCTGGATCATCAAATTCAACAATCTTGCCACAATTCGTACAGAGAAGGTGATCATGATCCATACCTACATGAAGATGTTCATAGAGGACTCCCTTGCCATTTAGAAGTATCCTCTGGGCCAGGCCATATCTACAAAGAAGGTCTAAAACCTCGTTAATTACTCCTATAGAAAGATCTCCACCACTTTCCCTGATGCACCGTTCGATGTACTCTGGAGACACGTGACCGTCTTTTTCAAGAAAACAGTCAAGTACTTTCTCTCCACCTTGAGGCAGGCATTCTCCTGTCTCATCAAGCAGCCTAAAAAATTCCTTTTTCTCTTTTTTGTGGAATTCGTCTGGATTCTTTCCTTTCAATTTTAACTCCTATGGGTTAGATCCTAAGTACCACATGCCATCACTTGAGAGTTCCCACAAATAGATTCCTATAATAGTAATGAGGGGAGGAAAATCAAGCATAAAACCCAGGGAATCCAATTCCGTAGCTGACCAGTAGCTAAAAGGGAGATATAAATGAAGGCTCTTTTGATTAACCCATGGATATACGACTTTGCAGCTTATAATTTTTGGATAAGGCCACTAGGTCTTTACAGCGTTGGAGAATGGCTTTGGGAAAGAGGGGTTAATGTCACACTCGTAGACGCACTTTCCCCTTTTAAGGCCCCTGGAAAGTTCAAGCGGACAAAAATCCCTACTCCAGACGTCTTACAAGGCATACCCAGACAATATTCTCGTTATGGAATAAGCGTGGACGAATTCGTTTATAGAATTAAATCCAATTCTCCTTTCGATGTAGTATTCGTGACCTCATCCATGTCTTATTGGTACCCTGGAGTCCAGAAGGCGATCTCCCTAGTAAAAGAGCTCTTTCCCCACATACCAGTGGTCTTAGGTGGGGTATACGCAACACTTTGGTATGATCATGCCAATACAAAAACCGGCGCAGATCTCGTGCTAAGGGGACCTATTGAGAAAAACGAACAACAACTCTCTCTTTTCCTCAATATCCCACTTAGAAGAGTTCGAAAAAAAAGACCTTGGTATCTACTTGGACTCCACGATGGCGTCCCCTATGCCGGAATAAGGACTGCCACGGGGTGTCCTTTTCGGTGTACCTATTGTGGTTCATTTGAGATCTCAGGCCCATACGCTCCAAAGAAGTGTGAAGAGGTCATAGACGAACTAACCTATCTTTATAAAGAAGGTGTAGGTGAAATCGCGTTTTACGATGATGCTCTCTTAGTGGATTTTGAATCGAGACTTGGCCCAATACTAGAGGGGATACTGGAAAGGAGCTTACATTTCAAATTCCATACCCCCAACGGTCTCCATGCTCGCTACTTGAATAAAAAGGTCGCTAGATATATGAAGAAGGCGGGTTTTCAGACCATTAGACTGAGCCTGGAGACTACCTCTATTGCCAGGCAAAAGGCCACCGGGGGAAAGGTTAGCAATGAGGCAGTAGTAGAGGCAGTTAAAAATCTTTTGGATGCAGGAATAGACAAAGATGCAATAGGGATATATCTTCTTGTGGGTCTTCCAGGCCAAGACTCCGATGAGGTCAGGGCCTCTATTGAATTTGTCAAATCTCTCGGGGTACGGCCGTATCTTGCTGAATTTTCGCCAATTCCTGGCACTATTGAATGGCAAAAATTGGTTGAGATGCGCGTGATTCCAAGGGATCTTGACCCATTGTTAACCAATAATACAGTATTTTTTAGACTCTATTCCCAAATAGGAGAAGAGGATTGGAAGGATTTTACAGCCAGGAGAATGAATCTATAAACATTGTTCTTGTAAATCCAGAAATACCTCCTAATACAGGCAATATTGCCCGTCTTTGCGGTGCAACAAAGAGCACGCTACACCTAGTCCATCCCCTTGGATTTAAAATAGATGACAAGCACCTGAGGCGTGCTGGCCTAGATTATTGGGACAAGGTCGAAATTATTCACCATGAATCACTAGATAGCTTTCTTGAAACCTATGACGATTCAAAATTTCTGTTGTTTTCTGCCAGGGGGTCAAGGCCATACACTGAGTCTCACTTTGAACCTGGATGTTTTCTCATATTTGGAAGCGAGACCAAGGGGCTTCCTGAGCACCTCTTAAAGAAATATCAAGATAAGACCTTTTATATTCCCATATGGGGGAGGGTGCGTAGTCTCAATCTTTCAACTGCAGTTGGAATCGTTGCCTATGAAGCCTATAGGAACATAGGCTTTGGAAGGCATTGGCGAATTCCAGTGGATCAGTCTTGACCAGATTGAGAGATCTCTTTTACAGTCCTATAAACTGACTTAAAGGTTTCATCAAAAGTAGCTGGGGTCACCTTTCCCATCTCGATAAATTTTACCACTATTTCCTTAGTAACCTCTAAAAGCACCTCATCTTTTCCATGTCTTATGGTATTTCCTGGCATCATTGCCTTTAATTTCTTATCCATATTACACCCCGAGCTAAATCCTGCCTGGCATATGCTAGAAAATAAATGATATTGAAGACCAATCCAAAAAAAAGCCGGACACTTGGTCCGGCCTGAATTTACTTTCTGGTGGAGCTGAGCGGGATCGAACCGCTGACCTCGTGAATGCCATTCACGCGCTCTCCCAACTGAGCTACAGCCCCGTATTCGCCCAGACAAATAACACATTGTTTCCATAAGGTCAAGGCAAGTTTTATAAACTTTTACGCCTTCCGATCAATTATCAATCCCTGGTGGGAGTCACCTGAAAGAATTTCGAGGACCTGTTCAGGTGGTATTTCCCGCAAAACACGTCCTGTGTTCTTATCTTTCACAAATACCACAAGCACCCCTGCATCCCTGTTAAACTTCCAGTCTACCTCAACATTGGGGACATCTTTTAGCTCTGCATTTAACATCTCAGTGGCATTCTTTGCATCCTTTTCAGTTAAAGAAAATAGCCCTTTTTGAGTCTCTCTATTGGTCTCTAAGAGGTTCTTCAACTCCCCTTCTTTGGTTTCAACTACAGGCCTTATGGAAGGGGCACTCTTTCTATCTGCCTTCAGTGATGTACCTTGAGTAGGTATAAGGCCAGGTATGTCAATGCCTTTGGGCTCCATTTCTCATCCCCAATTGTCGATACTTTCTCTTACATTAATTATCGACACAATTGGTCTCGGCATTAAAAAATCCTCAATACTGACAAAGGGTCCACCCGCATACCATATAAACTTATACCCCAATGCAGATGCGGCCCCGTCGCCCTTCCAGTCATCCCAGAAAGTCCAATCTTTTCTCCTTTTTGGACTATCTGTCCGGTATGCACAAACGTCTTATCGAGATGGGCGTAAATAGAATAGAGTCCCAGTCCATGATTGATGACAACGGTCTTTCCACTTAAATAACAGTCCCTAACAAGGACTATACGTCCTGAATTCGATGCAAGGACCGGTGTCCCGCGTTGGGCCGAAAGGTCAACTCCAGAATGGGGATTCCTGGGTTTTCTATTAAAATAACGTCTTAGGCCAAAAGGGCTTTTTATTTGGCCTGGAACTGGCTTTATGAAATGACCATCAAAAAATTTGTTGAAACTAACAGATGAAAGCGCGCTTCTAATTGCCCTTTGATCCTCCAAAACCCTCTTTAAAATGGGCTTTGGAAATTCCACCATCTTTTCAGGGACCTTTAAAAATTCCTTAGGATAGTCTTTCTTATAGACCATGATTGGTACAGTCCATATGCCCTTTTCTCCCCCCTTTTCCCACCTCAAGGTAAGGAGCCTTAGCCCTGTTTTTTCATTTAAACCAGCTCCCAGCAGGCACCAATATGACGTCTTATCTTTTACATAAGGGATTTCCTTTCCAAGAAAATTACAGGAAAGGAGTCTTATCTCTGGTGAGGTTGGCCTAATAAAGACCTTCACCATCTCTCCTTGATAAACCTTTTTCGGCAACAGTCTTATTGAAAAGACCTGTTCCCTTGACTCAGCAACTTCGTAAATTGCCAGAAAAATGGCGAAAAATAGGGTCAAACAAACACACAGTCTCCTCAAGAAGAGGTCTCTTCCACGATACATTTGATCCTACCCTTATATGGCCTTATAAAAAGCCTTTGCCCCTGGGTTACATCAGCGCCTTTTTTTACTACCGCGCCATCTTCATCTGTTACTATCGAATATCCCCTCGAAAGCACCTTGAGAGGACTAAGGGCCTCTAAACTGGCTGTAAGGCGTTCAAACCTCTGCCTTTTATCCTCTACAGACAATCCAATAGCCTTTTTCAGAGAGTTTTCAATATCCCTTACTATTCCCTGATAACGATTCAGCACACGTGCAAACGCCCTATCCTTCCGAAAGGTCAATTCGTCGATTAATATCCTTTTTTCATAGATCCTTGCCATCGGGTCCTTTAGCCTCTTTGAGACCCTCATGAGTTGATCTCTATGAACATAGATCTTATTACGAAGTTCCTTTGAAAGGCGTAAACTCAAGTGCGCAAGCCTCTCAGCATACTCATTTAGTTCAGGAAACAGTACCTGTGCAGCGGCCGTTGGAGTTTGTGCGCGTATGTCCGCAACAAAATCAGCTATGGTAAAGTCTACCTCATGCCCAACAGCAGAGATTATGGGAATAGAGCATTTAAATATCCTTCTGGCCAAGAGCTCGCTATTATAGGCCCACAGGTCTTCTCGGGAACCGCCTCCCCTGGTAATCACTATTACATCCCTAGAAGTAGCGATCTGTTCGATGGCATCGATCGCCTCTATTATCTCTTGGTCAGCTCCATCTCCCTGGACTCTCGTAGGGCATAGAATAATTTCGCCAGTCACCAGTCTTTGCCTGGCAGTCTTAATAAAGTCTCTAATGGCGGCACCTGTGGGAGAGGTTACGACAAATATCCTTTCTGGAAACTGGGGAATTGGCTTCTTTACATCAGGATCAAACAGTCCTTCTTTTTGAAGCTTCACCTTCAACTCCTCAAAGGCCCTTTCAAGCATCCCAAGGCCATAGGGGACCACACTGTCTACCAAGATCTGGAGATCACCCCTTGGTGTGTAGATAGTGGGCCTTCCATGGACTATGACCTCTTCTCCATCTTTAGGGGTATATCCCGAACGTAGCCTCTGGCCGTGGAACATCACTGCCCTTAGTTGGGCCTCATCATCTTTTAGAGTAAAATAGCAGTGACCTGAACGTGGAAGGGCCAGATTGGACACCTCCCCCCTTATGCTTACATAAGGGAACTCATCTTCAAGGAATCCTTTGGCCTGACCTAGAAATTCCTTTACAGAAATATGAGAGCCTTTGTGGTCGTCAACCCTTTCACGGATTTCTTTGATGGCCTCTTCTGGAAATAGTTCAAGAAATTGATTATCAGTCATTTTTTTAAAACTTTAAAACTATGGCAATCTGAATACTAAATGATTAGAATTTCCTTCGAATATCGTAAAAATCCTGCAATTTGCCAGTCCACCTTTGAGACATGGCAGTGGGGGGCAAAGACGAACTAACATACTTCACCCCCCAAAAACGCGCCAGATCGGTAAAATTACCAATCCCGAAGGTGCCGAATGCGAGGGGGAATTAATAAATGATAAATTCATCATGTCAATGAATTTATTGACTGCATTAGATGTAAAAATTTTTTCCTGACATTCGGCTTGCAGGATTTAGGTGTCGTTTTTTCGAATATGTATGTTACTTTCACATCTTGTCAATAGAATTTTAAAAGGAGGTAATTATGTCTGAAAAGGCAGTCCTTCCTGAAGTCACATTTACAACCTTTATCATGTCGCTCAACACATCTTGTTTGGTATGTCTTGGAGAACTTCCAGAGCCTAGCTCTGGTGAAACCAAAAAAGACCTGGCCTGCGCCAAGCACACCATTGACACCCTAGAGATGTTGAAGCAAAAAACAAAAGGCAATCTCGAGAAAGAAGAAGAAGATTTACTAAGCCATATTTTGTACGATCTTAAAATGAGATATGTAAAAGCCCTAAAGTAATGAATCAGGTAATAGCTACAAAAGCCCCAGCAAAAATCAATTGTTTCTTAAAAATTATGGGAAGGCTTCCCAACGGCTATCACACAATTTACACCCTTTTTAGGAAGATTAGCCTATGGGATCAATTGACCATTGGGGTAAATTATGCTGGAAGTTCGCCTAAGATAGAAGTCCGTTGCCATGGCTTAAGTGGTATACCCAATGGTAGAGATAACCTTGCTTTTAAGGCTGCTGATCTCTTCATGAAAAAGACAGGGATCATGTTAGATGTCAGAATCGATATTAAAAAGACCATTCCCCCAGGGGCTGGACTAGGTGGCGGCAGCAGCGATGCATCCTGTGTGCTCCGTTCGTTGAATACAATTACAGGAAATCCCCTATCGCAGACAGAACTCCTGAAACTTGCCTCGTCAATCGGAGCAGATTGTCCTTTCTTTTTATTAGAGGCCTCATCAGCAGTGGGACTTGGGATTGGAGATGACCTCTATCCAGTAAAAATTCCTAAACAGTATTTTGTTTTAATTTTTCCAAATTTTTTTGTAAATACCAGATGGGCTTATGCCCATTATGTATTGACAAAAAGTGAAGATGAAATTAGTTTTGTGCCAGAAAAATTAGCTGACTTCATGCACTGGGCAAATGACCTCGAGGGGGTTGTTTTAAAAAAATATCCAGTGCTAAAAACGTACAAAAAACAGTTAATTAATCATGGAGCAAAAATTGCTCTCATGACTGGTAGTGGCTCAACAATTTTTGGCCTTTTTTCAAACCTAGATGCGGCTCAGAGGGCCAAAGAGGCCATATCAAGAGACTTCGAAATTCACGAGCCACTAAATGTGGAGTTAGCAGAGAGCCTTTAAAAATTTATAGTAAGACGAATTAACGGTTGGGGTGTCGTCAAGTGGTAAGACACGGGTCTTTGGAACCCGCATTCGGAGGTTCGAATCCTCCCACCCCAGCCAATTTTTTTATTTTATTCATAGGGGTGAGGTGAAATGCCCATTAACAAGATCAAGATTTTTACTGGAAACGCCAATCCAAAGCTTGCACAAAAGATCTGCGATTATTTGGGCCTCCCCATGGGTAGGGCATCAGTCAAGACCTTCAGTGACGGTGAAGTTTTTGTAGAAATAGGGGAAAATGTTAGAGGAGCAGATGTATTCGTAATTCAGCCAACATGCCCCCCAGTTAACCATAATTTAATGGAACTCCTTATAATGATTGATGCCTTAAGACGGGCTTCATCACGCAGAATCACTGCGGTAATCCCATATTATGGTTATGCCAGACAAGATAGAAAGGCTGCCCCTAGGGTTCCCATCAGTGCAAAGCTCGTAGCAGACATAATTACCACTGCCGGAGCAAGGCGGGTACTTGCAGTTGATTTACATGCGGGCCAGATTCAGGGATTTTTTAGTATACCAGTGGATCATCTCTATGCAGCTCCAGTCCTCCTTGAACACCTAAAAAAATTTAAAGAAGGCGAAATTGTCATGGTCTCGCCGGACGCAGGCGGTGTGGAAAGGACAAGGGCCTTTGCAAAGCGCCTTGGGGCAGGGCTCGCCATTATTGACAAGCGTAGAGAAAGGCCCAACGAAAGCCAGGTCATGCACATTATCGGTGACGTCAAGGACAAAATCGCTATTATTTTAGATGATATGGTTGACACAGCAGGCACTTTGTGCCATGCTGCTCAGGCTTTAAAAGAACATGGGGCACGGGAGGTCCACGGATGCGCCACTCATCCAGTCCTTTCCGGGCCTGCTATACAACGCATTAGGGATTCTGTGTTGGAATCCCTTATAGTAACTGACACTATCCCTCTGACTGAGGAGGCAAAAGGACTGGACAAAATTAAGGTCCTTTCTGTTGCAGACCTTCTGGGAGAGGCTATAAGAAGAATACATAATGATGACTCTGTAAGTTCATTATTCGTTTAAAAACTTTGTGCTAAGAGAGGTCTTTAACAATGTTAAGGTTTGAATTGGATGCGTCGGTGAGAGAAAAAACAGGCAAAGGTGTCGCCAGGAAATTGAGAGCAGATGGCCAAATTCCAAGCATCATTTATGGTCCCGGGATTCAGCCTGTTCCTCTGGCCATCAATGCCCATGAATTTAAAAAATTGCTCATCAAGGCAAAGGGAGAAAGGATTCTCTTTACACTCAACCTCCAAAACAACGGTTCCAGTGAACAACGCCTTGCGCTCATTAAAGAGCTTCAACGTCACCCAGTGAACGACTCCATTAGGCACGTAGACTTCTATGAAGTTGCCATGGACAGAGAACTCCATATTGAGGTCCCTGTAAAGCTAGTTGGCAAGGCACGGGGAGTGGAAGTGGAAAAAGGAGTTCTTGAGATCAAGAGAAGGACCTTGGAAGTGGCATGTCTGCCCACCAATATCCCCGATGAAATTGAAGTTGACGTTACAGATCTTGGTCTTGGAGAGGCAATACACATTGGTGATGTAACGCCACCTGAGGGTGTAAGAATTGTCGATCCTCCAAGACTCACTATTGTCACCATCGTTGGTTCAGGCGTAAGCACAACAGAAGAGGAAGGCGAAGAGGAGGCTGATACTGAATAGGCCCAAAAATCTCATTATCGGACTAGGTAATCCAGGAAGGTGTTATGAGAAAACCCGCCACAATGCGGGTTTTCTTTTGTGTGAACACATAAGGGAATTTTACGGCCTTCCTCCCTTCGAAGATATTGAGCGTTTTAAAGGAGAGTACACCGAGGGGCTGATTAAAGGCAATCCCATCACAC from Dissulfuribacter thermophilus includes the following:
- a CDS encoding DUF1844 domain-containing protein, whose protein sequence is MSEKAVLPEVTFTTFIMSLNTSCLVCLGELPEPSSGETKKDLACAKHTIDTLEMLKQKTKGNLEKEEEDLLSHILYDLKMRYVKALK
- the xseA gene encoding exodeoxyribonuclease VII large subunit → MTDNQFLELFPEEAIKEIRERVDDHKGSHISVKEFLGQAKGFLEDEFPYVSIRGEVSNLALPRSGHCYFTLKDDEAQLRAVMFHGQRLRSGYTPKDGEEVIVHGRPTIYTPRGDLQILVDSVVPYGLGMLERAFEELKVKLQKEGLFDPDVKKPIPQFPERIFVVTSPTGAAIRDFIKTARQRLVTGEIILCPTRVQGDGADQEIIEAIDAIEQIATSRDVIVITRGGGSREDLWAYNSELLARRIFKCSIPIISAVGHEVDFTIADFVADIRAQTPTAAAQVLFPELNEYAERLAHLSLRLSKELRNKIYVHRDQLMRVSKRLKDPMARIYEKRILIDELTFRKDRAFARVLNRYQGIVRDIENSLKKAIGLSVEDKRQRFERLTASLEALSPLKVLSRGYSIVTDEDGAVVKKGADVTQGQRLFIRPYKGRIKCIVEETSS
- a CDS encoding transcriptional repressor, which encodes MKGKNPDEFHKKEKKEFFRLLDETGECLPQGGEKVLDCFLEKDGHVSPEYIERCIRESGGDLSIGVINEVLDLLCRYGLAQRILLNGKGVLYEHLHVGMDHDHLLCTNCGKIVEFDDPDLDERTIRVSEKYGFQPILHKVTVLGLCPDCIKGVPRQAPSMPLTLAARGERLEVVGFDGGKVAQKRLTDMGLKVGDVIEVITSDGPIIINTRGTRLAIGKGLADKVRVKAFRG
- a CDS encoding tRNA (cytidine(34)-2'-O)-methyltransferase, giving the protein MEGFYSQENESINIVLVNPEIPPNTGNIARLCGATKSTLHLVHPLGFKIDDKHLRRAGLDYWDKVEIIHHESLDSFLETYDDSKFLLFSARGSRPYTESHFEPGCFLIFGSETKGLPEHLLKKYQDKTFYIPIWGRVRSLNLSTAVGIVAYEAYRNIGFGRHWRIPVDQS
- a CDS encoding 50S ribosomal protein L25, with amino-acid sequence MLRFELDASVREKTGKGVARKLRADGQIPSIIYGPGIQPVPLAINAHEFKKLLIKAKGERILFTLNLQNNGSSEQRLALIKELQRHPVNDSIRHVDFYEVAMDRELHIEVPVKLVGKARGVEVEKGVLEIKRRTLEVACLPTNIPDEIEVDVTDLGLGEAIHIGDVTPPEGVRIVDPPRLTIVTIVGSGVSTTEEEGEEEADTE
- a CDS encoding ribose-phosphate pyrophosphokinase: MPINKIKIFTGNANPKLAQKICDYLGLPMGRASVKTFSDGEVFVEIGENVRGADVFVIQPTCPPVNHNLMELLIMIDALRRASSRRITAVIPYYGYARQDRKAAPRVPISAKLVADIITTAGARRVLAVDLHAGQIQGFFSIPVDHLYAAPVLLEHLKKFKEGEIVMVSPDAGGVERTRAFAKRLGAGLAIIDKRRERPNESQVMHIIGDVKDKIAIILDDMVDTAGTLCHAAQALKEHGAREVHGCATHPVLSGPAIQRIRDSVLESLIVTDTIPLTEEAKGLDKIKVLSVADLLGEAIRRIHNDDSVSSLFV
- a CDS encoding B12-binding domain-containing radical SAM protein — its product is MKALLINPWIYDFAAYNFWIRPLGLYSVGEWLWERGVNVTLVDALSPFKAPGKFKRTKIPTPDVLQGIPRQYSRYGISVDEFVYRIKSNSPFDVVFVTSSMSYWYPGVQKAISLVKELFPHIPVVLGGVYATLWYDHANTKTGADLVLRGPIEKNEQQLSLFLNIPLRRVRKKRPWYLLGLHDGVPYAGIRTATGCPFRCTYCGSFEISGPYAPKKCEEVIDELTYLYKEGVGEIAFYDDALLVDFESRLGPILEGILERSLHFKFHTPNGLHARYLNKKVARYMKKAGFQTIRLSLETTSIARQKATGGKVSNEAVVEAVKNLLDAGIDKDAIGIYLLVGLPGQDSDEVRASIEFVKSLGVRPYLAEFSPIPGTIEWQKLVEMRVIPRDLDPLLTNNTVFFRLYSQIGEEDWKDFTARRMNL
- a CDS encoding flagellar protein FlaG: MEPKGIDIPGLIPTQGTSLKADRKSAPSIRPVVETKEGELKNLLETNRETQKGLFSLTEKDAKNATEMLNAELKDVPNVEVDWKFNRDAGVLVVFVKDKNTGRVLREIPPEQVLEILSGDSHQGLIIDRKA
- a CDS encoding M23 family metallopeptidase, which produces MYRGRDLFLRRLCVCLTLFFAIFLAIYEVAESREQVFSIRLLPKKVYQGEMVKVFIRPTSPEIRLLSCNFLGKEIPYVKDKTSYWCLLGAGLNEKTGLRLLTLRWEKGGEKGIWTVPIMVYKKDYPKEFLKVPEKMVEFPKPILKRVLEDQRAIRSALSSVSFNKFFDGHFIKPVPGQIKSPFGLRRYFNRKPRNPHSGVDLSAQRGTPVLASNSGRIVLVRDCYLSGKTVVINHGLGLYSIYAHLDKTFVHTGQIVQKGEKIGLSGMTGRATGPHLHWGISLYGMRVDPLSVLRIF
- the ispE gene encoding 4-(cytidine 5'-diphospho)-2-C-methyl-D-erythritol kinase codes for the protein MNQVIATKAPAKINCFLKIMGRLPNGYHTIYTLFRKISLWDQLTIGVNYAGSSPKIEVRCHGLSGIPNGRDNLAFKAADLFMKKTGIMLDVRIDIKKTIPPGAGLGGGSSDASCVLRSLNTITGNPLSQTELLKLASSIGADCPFFLLEASSAVGLGIGDDLYPVKIPKQYFVLIFPNFFVNTRWAYAHYVLTKSEDEISFVPEKLADFMHWANDLEGVVLKKYPVLKTYKKQLINHGAKIALMTGSGSTIFGLFSNLDAAQRAKEAISRDFEIHEPLNVELAESL